atgtattaaacattatcaaactataagaaactatacgcagctttagtgtatacatgttaaggggccaagtggacttacggtcatcttgcgctcaggtcttcaaatagcAACAGaacccgaaagtagtgctagtaATATCATTGAAAAGGAATGAGAGAGTATAAACGGAATTAAATGAAATACTTTTTTCAACAAGTTCAGTAGTTCTTGTTTGTCAACCACGATGCGAGATGCGGAATTTTGACTATATTTTCCCCTTTTCTTTACTTGGTGTGCTGTTGCTTTTTTATGCATAATACATAATGCATACATGGTCATACAGCGGAATCGTCATATTTAGGGAAAAAATACAATGTCTCGAGTTATTGTCAATGTATATTTATATGTTTATTTTAAGTTAGTATAAGGGACTACAGAAACaagtaccgtaaaaactcgatagtaagcacatatgctaactaccgagtttttacggtatgtgaaGCTTTATGTCATTTAAGTTTAAGTAATCTGTTATCACTTTTTAATAGAAAAAAAGTACTATATTTTGAAATTTCTTATTAAGATTTTTATTTTTCCCGCGAACGAATGCGTGGATTATTGAAATTTTATCAATATATCCACGGATGTTAAGCTATCAAAGCAAAACTCAAAGCTAATGGTTATTGTGAGTAGAAGCACCTGACGTAACATCGGGGCTATTCTCTGGCGTACAGTTACATCACTTTATTGTTGCAAGAGACTATGGAACTAATGTGTATAAGGAACATTACAACTTACATTAGTTGTCTTTGTAAACAGCTCAAACATAGTACACTCGTCAATCTGTGTGCCCAGACGTTTGCTGCAGGGTGTCTCAGATCCAATTGTAAAACAATAACAGGTTTGAGTGATTTACTGCCCGGAGAGAAACTATTTGACTACTTTACTAAACTACATAGTGAACATGGTAAACAGATTTCAATCCTTCTGTTAGTTTCGATAATAATATTGACCACTCTTTAATGTTTTATGCAGTTATTGTTCATAGCATAAAGAAATACAATTGATTGTTACTGAGTTTAAAATTGAATCCAAGCGGATTAAAACAAtaatatgtttttcaaagtttaCATTATAAAGAACTACATAGTGTTCAATATTCCAAATACAAAAAACATGTGAAATCCCCTTTATTACCTAGTGTAATTAACAGTTAAACATCTTTTTTCTTTCAGTAAAGGACACAAATCTATTTTTCTCTACAATACAGTTCTTTCTGAGACGCCCTGTATTTCAAACAGGTTCAAAGAACCTCTAAAATGTTCACCTGGGGAAAGAAgttgttatttaatttgttaccTAATCCGAACATTCCTGGTGGAACATTCATGTTATTACCTTGAGGGTAGATCCAGGTGAGCGAAACATTAAGAACAACTTTTTGTCAACATCGGCTGTAAATTTATCCCGAATTTATTGGATTAATAGTACAATCCTGTGGGTGTTCTGTTGCATAGAGTTGCTTTCACCTGTCAAGGTTCTATTAATCGTTGTAATTGTATTATTTAACCTACTCATTATTTCCTTTTTGCCAAGACGTTTTACAGCGTTATCTTCCATGCCGATTCATATGAGTATCAAATTTGCAGAACTTTGTTTAACGTTAAAATGTAGGATCTTGGGTTATATATCAGTATACACAGGTGtatcctaataattatattttcattttaaggacgaAAACATCTTATCATTCAGGTTAATAGAGCAAGAAACCTGAATATTCTTCATCAATGCATGCTTATTTCATATCTAAGTAGAATCTAGCGTTCTCACTTTCGGAGCTTGTGATTGGTAAGATGCCACCAAACTTATTTTATCGTTGTATCCTTGAAGGCCTTTGACCGCAAAGATGCTTGTATATATTTACTATCATTACAAAAATGCACAGCTATAATATTTCGGTACAGGTGCACAAATGAAATTGTTGTGAGATACATTACGTTTAGTGGTGGGATAGTCAGGTTTACTGAGAACTGAGAGCagattgaaattgtatttttttaaagtttacatAATAAAGAACtacgtacccagcaaacacaaaaatgttcttaaaaggtTTATTCAAAACGCGTAAtaacatgaaaacgtttttagaacgttattgtaaaatattttggtcaaacgtttttacaaaatagtttgtcaacactaaataacattatgtttagaatgttttgcatcatgtctttaaaatgtttttgtatgttattgaaacgtttcataccatttatataactcaacattttacAGCTTTATCTTCCTTGCGGATTCATATGAGTATCAAATTTGTAAAACTTTGTTTAACGTTAAAACGTAGGAACTTGGATTATAAGTAAACACAGGTGTATCCTAATAATTATATTCTCATTTTAACGACGAAAACATCTCAACGTTCAAGTTAATATATAGAGCAAGAAACTTGAATATTCTTCATAAATACAAAGTTTATTCCATATCTAAGTAGAATCTAGCGTTCTCACTTTCGGAGCTTATAATTTGTTAGATGCCACCACACTTACAATATCGTTGCATCCTTGAGGGCATTTGACCGCAAAGATGCTTAGTATATatctgcgccaataaagtatccttacacttgagaaaatattcacaatttcaaaactgaacaatattggggtaaatttgtttttttaatagatgcacattataacaccacattgaatccaatgtgacctcaagaagtaaagttacaagcaattgaatagacgaaggtccagttttaaaagtgacaaactggcttataaaaggcgcaaaaagattccatcaagcgcaacaaagagacaacacagtttcttcaatgaagcgttatttaaagcagttttatttcagttttacttctctgtacttttcataactttcattttatttgtcagttcttttgtttcagttttcttttgttccttttgttttaaattaaagccaaatgcataaattagccattcaccactctcaaaccagatgtctagtctgtggagttttgaataggccagtttgtcactttcaaaactggaccttcgtctaatcaaatgcttgtaactttgcttcttgaagtcacattgattcaacgtggtgtcataatgtgcaggattagatagtgcatctgttaaaaaaaagaatttaccccaatattgttcagtttagaaattttgattatttttccaagtgtaaggatactttattggcgcagtatatttactATCATTACAAAAATGCACAGCTATAACATTTCGGTACAGGTGTACAAATGAAATTATTGTGAGATACATTACATTAAGTGTTTGCTATCGAAACAGTGGGATAGTCAGGTTTACTGAGAACTTCATGGATTCTGTAGTgagctatatacagggtgtcccaaaaaaaagaggcccctcattgcgccctctttttctcctatttctgaaaggttgattaaatatattttggtatgtaaagaaacctttgatcgttagctttaataaaccaaaacaattatttcaatcggttcacaacttttgaagatatgcccttttatgCAGAAGTCTGGAAGTATGTTGATGATCTCACATTTGCTGAAAACTCTACTAGTGATAGCAATAGTCATATCCAGGAAGATCTGAATAAGTTCTCAGACTGGGCAGCAACTAATGGCCTAAATCTTAATGCCAAGAAATGCCAGGCACTTGAGGTTAATTTCAGTAAAACCAAACCACATCATGCAGACTTGAGCATTGGCTCTGACAAGCTTGATTATGTTGACAAAGCCAAAATCCTGGGTATCTGTATTCAAAGTGACCTGAAATGGCAATCTCAGGTTGATATTATGATCAAGAAAGCAAACACTCGTCTTTTCATGCTTAGATCCCTGAAAAGATTTGGCTTTGACCAGGATGAACTTACGGTCGTTTACAAAAGCTATGTCAGACCAGTGCTCGAGTATGCTGATGTGGTTTGGCATTCGGGGCTCACATGTAAACAAGCTAGTGATCTTGAGCGCATACAAAGAAGGGCGATTAGAACCATACTTGGTTATAAATACATCTCATATTCAAAGTCAATACAACAGTGCAATATTAAAAAGCTAGAAGACAGAAGGGTTGAGCATTGCCGAACTTTTGCCAATGGACTGAGAGACAGTCTAAGAACCAGTCACTTATTACCACCCACCAGAATCTCGGTCCATGGCAGAAGTTTGCGCAATGCTCAAGATCATACACAACTCAGGGCCAACACGAAACGCTTCAAACAGAGCCCCATCCCCTTTTATGTCACACTTTTAAACATGCATTAAATGCCCCACTTGCTTTTATCTAAAATTCAATTTGTGTGCATCCATGTCAGAGGGAtgcgcttgtcggctgctacatgtgtctcatttcgcaTGATAGCTGGGAGTAGATGCCGGACTCGTCTTGGGTGGGGGTCGCTTTGGGTCGTCCCGGGGTCACATGGTTTGGgagtacagagaacattccttggccatgtgacttgcggatgatttggagtggcctccgCTTGGGATGGGTCTGGTGTTTGTTCCTGGCGGTTGTGAGGGGTGGGACGCATGTGGCGTCCGCCGGGTGCATCTTTTTGTTTTGCATGTACACATTTTTCATAAAGATTTTATCCTGCTGGCaggttaaattttgattttttgtgctttttaatcaaatcttttggtgatattttacattgtaattggcctattttatttgtgcaaatttcatatctttatgtccttgtaataatatattttccatgtgtcatgtttatactaccatgtgcaatacttgtgtatttataaatgttttaaatttgtggGTTATTCtaagtatttaattataattgtaatatttctctgtaatttggcccatggccacgattgtgaaataaatatatatgaaatataaatataatatctgATCTATTCTCAAGCGTAAAGTTACATCGCTTGATTGCTTTATTGGTGCAAAGAAACTATGGAACATTACAACTTACATTAGTTGTCTTTGTATATAGCTCAAACATAGTACAGTTTAAATcgtcaattgaagacctgagcgcaagaagaccgtaagtccacttggcccctcaacatgtatacactaaagatgcgtatagtttcgtatagtttcgtttcgttcaggggccaaaacaaatcgttGCAATTGTATTATTTACCTACTCATTAGAACTTATATTAGTTGTCTTTGTAAACAGCTCAAACATAGTAGAGTTTAAATCTTCAATTTGTGTGCCTAGACGTTTGCTGCTGGGTGTCTCAGATCGAATTGTAAAACAATAACATGTTTGAGTGATTTACTGCCCGGAGAAAAGCTATGTGACTACTTTTCTAAACTACATAGTAAACATGATAGACAGATTTCAATCCTTCTGTTCGTGTTGATAATAATATTGACCACTCCTTACATTTTATGTTGTAATTGTTCATAATATAAGGAAATACAATTGATTGTTACTGAATTTATCATTGAATCCAACCggattaaaaaatgtatatatattttttaaagtttacaTAATAAAAAAATACGCAGTGACTAATATTCAATTCAAAATACAGTCAAATATCTTTTTTCTTTCAGTAAAGCGCTCAAAATTATTTTTCTCCACAATACAGTTCTTTCTGACACACCCTGTATTTCAAACAGGTTAAGAACCTCATAATGTTTACCTGGGGGAAAGAAGTTGTTATTTGTTACCTGATCCGAACAATCCTGGTGGAACATTAAGCTAGGGTAGATCCAGGTGAgcgaaacattttaaacaatttttgtcaACATCGACTGAAAATTTATCCCGGATTTATTGGATTAATGGTACAATCCTTTGGGTGTTCTGTTGCATAGAGTTGCTTTCACCTGCCAACGTTCTATTAATCGTTGTAATTGTATTATTTTActattcattattttctttttgGCAAGACGTTTTAAACCTGTATCTTCCTTGCCGATTCATATGAGTATCAAATTTGTAAAACTTTGCTAAACGTTAAAACGTAGGAGCTTGGGTTATATATTAGTATACACAGGTGTATCCTAATAAGTATATTCTCATTTTAAGGACGAAAACATCTCATCATTCAGGTTAATAGAGCAAGAAACCTGAATATTCTTGATCAATGCATgttttttattcaatatctaagCGTTCTCACTTTCGGAGCTTATGATTTGTCAGATGCTGCCACACTTATGTTATCACCTAAAAATGCTTGTATATATTTACTCTCATTACAGAAATGCACTGCTCTAACATAGtacaataaagtacaatataatcatgtaaaaaacagacttttgaaaaatgttgagggcgttctcctcagcaaatgttataatatggctttaatacttaTTTTCAAGTAGACAACAAACAATAAGGTACAATAAGGTGTGATTTTTTAATTCCAACTTTGCGTTAACTTCTCGATTTGTACCGTTAATATAGCTACAGGCTTTGACATATATACAGGGAATGTTACTGAATAATAAATCTCTCCCGCAGACAAGTtcgaaattgtcttcaaaaattcaaaaatttcataattgcacattttcatgactatatttggtatcagtatgaaaaatgcgtaaaaatgagtacaaacaagcccagtattggttcagtggttcttgagatagctcttgatattttgggaaaaaatctcaaaactttgtatgttgaagcctatggctagcacgcagagcaaagTGCCTTAATCTACCTTTGATGGGTTTATGATGGTATATCCACCCTATGGACGATTCTTTCACAGTTCCCTTCTCCCATATTCAATAATTTAAAGTGGATTGCCATGAACGCACAGCCCCTTAAGCTATGGACCAAATTAATTGGATTCTTACCAATCATTAATAACTTTATATCACGACtttaatggggtactacaccccggtgttaaatttgtgactatctttgcatttttctcaaaaaataataacacactggtaacaaaagttatgtatattataggggcaaggaatccagttactacactaaaATTGCAGTGAACCAAGATAAGCGGTTCATTTTATacgataggaaatgaggtacatcctagccgtacctcatttcttatcataaataacaaaccgcttgtcttgggtcactgaaaatATTCGCATGCTCATATCTTGAaaatctgtccatcaaaatgaaccaaaattacacacatgattacttcaatactctactctaaagacCTGTCAATATCCAAACGGTTACCTAACTGGCACAACTGGAAAATGAATTTATCGACAAACTTATTGGTACGACTCCTTCATTAAGAGGTTTTTTGTCGGGCTTACATCATTTATTTCCGATCTTCGTATATATTAATAAGTCTTGTATATTCTTACGCTCTGGCAGACTGAAGTAGAAGAAGGTCACCTCCTTTCTTAATTATTTAAACCCTTTTTTGTTATATCCTATATACATCCTGTTCAAACCGGCGTTGGTAATTCGGGACGAAGATGAAAATAAGAACTCGTTCACCGATATCCGTGTATATTTTATGTTAACAAACTGGAAAGAAtcaatgttaaagccatattataacatttccatacaaaatggATTAGTacttctttgccataaaatgttagcttttaattttgagccgaacaactgaggtaaagcaaagaaaatcggaatctactaccagcgccgatgtctccaatgtgtatcactccgtcggttgtTTTACGGTtctatcctttgatgtgtatatcaGTCCCGTATGCCATGCACGTACTGTGTTGtgaacatcgtgtacgcgttcgactaatatttccatcgtaataataaaacgacggttcctacgttttattcaaaatctcggatttggaCAAAAATACAGCACCTGTAGTCtttatttttgcagggtatgttactaATTAAGTACAAtatatataatcatgtaaaaaacagaattttgaaaaatgttgagggcgttctcctcaacaaatgttataatatggctttaatacttaTTTTCAAGTAGACAACAAACAATAAGGTACAATAAGGTGTGATTTTTTAATTCCAACTTTGCGTTAACTTCTCGATTTGTACCGTTAAAATAGCTACAGGCTTTGACATATATACAGGGAATGTTACTGAATATTAAATCACTCCCGCAGACGACAAGTtcgaaattttctttaaaaattcaaaaatttcagaattgcacaTTTTCACGCCTATATTTGgtatcagtatgaaaaatgcgtaagaatgagtacaaacaagcccagtattggttcagtggttcttgagatagctcttgatattttggggaaaaatctcaaaactttgtatgttgaagcctatggctagcacgcagagcaaagTGCCTTAATCTAGCTTTGATGGGTTTATGATGGTATATCCACCCTATGGACGATTCTTTCACAGATCCCTTCTCtcatatttaataatttaaagTAGATTGCCATGAACGCACAGCCCAGTGAAattgatatacatgatatatatgATATACAtggcttttgttaccagtgtataattagtttttgagaaaaatgcaaaaatagtcacaaatttatcgaggggtgtagtacccctttaaagtTTCTCATGCATAAACAGCAATTAGTTGCTGATGCATGGTTCATATTCTTACCTGATTCATCTGTGAATGCTGGATCAATTTTTGGTGATAGGAAGGCGATAAAGAGATTCAGATGATAAATACCTAAAGCATATGTCACTATATACCATCCCTGAAcaaacaaaaagaaggaaataatcAAATCATTGCTTTAACAATGGGTAGTCAGTTTTTACATTGATGCCTACATAATGACAGACAGAGATAAAACGACTAGTTCgcatctgaaattctgacaactagacagaaaatgtcgtactgcgcaggtcggcaaccaatcacggcgcaccTTTGCCAGGATTGATTTagcctttttatctctgtctttcattataccatTAAAAGTTAGTGTGTGTGAGAGAGTGTTGCAGCTGGACTGAACTTCGTGCTGGCTACATTTAGTGAGCATGGCAAGTGTCGGTAGAGTGAGCAGAATATGGTCGTGGATCAGGAGGCCCACATATGGCTGACTACCCATTattaagtcccattcagtgatcccagcgcaagtgtaaaaataattgtttataaattgcttaaaagtgaagaatatgtcattcaaattgtcatttgggtaTATATTTTTGGATGgaataatttttataataataaaaatgaagaaaacagcagtattgacgaagttgaagccccattcatacatatagctaatttatatactgtcagtatataaattacagatccatgtaaatgccttattttgtcttaaatacacggctttcggctgaaccacttgcaggctatgttagcacatctatgtcaattacaaaggtaccaaaatctgcattttgataattgtttcgatcgtccggatgagcaaatcactgaatgggcctttaattgaaACTAGCTCACAAGATGCGACATCACCTTTAGTTTATGTGTTGTGCTCacattgtattataataaaatattattattattggcttCTAATCATTATTTCTTTGTCATGTTCTTTCACATTTCTTTATTTGGATTAcgttaaggcgtggggtatgggcgaacttgaagtacaggtatctggagaggggaagcaacgagttaccccaaatcacagcggcaggtagtcactGGGATGCCGAGTGCtagtatatttattttggaaggttcgtgtttgtttaaaattttggggcgtttttccaaaatttaatatttttgatgatatttcaaaaaagcgacatgccaaagacaactctttgggcacatagtttgttattgttattgcagttcttttccacatacctacgttaccattcgcttggGTGATGTACtaatattttatgactgcaatttggcgttttcaatgcgttttaaacgtatcatgaaattaacacaaatatctagtcacgctgcttttagaatttttacctggtcgtcggcttttgcaggcaacagaatgcagattggctcacgatagatgtcgtattcctctatgtgggtcacttgatgataaaattactttgaattccttgtaacaacacacacattgtcgTCTGGAAACtgggtctggaactgattttggaataTCTTTAgacgccgtatcaaatctcataaaaaccacacgactggcgactatgtttttatgtttcccgcacgaaagtttgcgtctacatctattactatacttctttggaaacgttgacctttgaccattctttgtataacgccctgctatgaccttgatatgtttgcttgattgggtacgttatagacgaatccaatttcacgcatttctatacctcaatggcagccatagctgggccccgtcggctccatcacacctaaaatgtgaaatgatgcggccttggagggtattttaaatgtattctatcacccgtgttacatgtagacaaaatgatgacagtttacaacacaaaagaatctaacatcgaattttaagcggctttaatccacccaattgggcagttacaacaccaggttggtgctgcggggacccaataatggccgaccaaatcctgaccatgacttggctcgttggattcgtctatagcatccatttcattgggttgtttagcacctggtcagtatATAATCCTACAGGGATATAGTAGTTTAACTatggtgtgagcatggtgaaagactcattattgattaggcgcggacatattaaaggcacaggtcctttgcgtgtatagcagaaaattataatagaatgtttggaattttgtaactaaaatactaactgcattctgcattatgtatttatttatttatttagacctatgcctatttatttatttactgacttatttatttatttggtatattagttagtaattagtaatattccatgattcatcggtttattattgattgattgattgttgataacttgaaaactcgattgattgatcgattgatagtcatttcacctTATATTCctaattcccagcaaacacaaaacgttttcgacatcattcgcaaaaggttataaaagattgtcagaaaacgtttaaatgtcggattatataaagggtatattaagagtataaaacgttttcataaccttaaaaaacattttttgataatttactgctcagcaaacaaaaatgttttacagaaaacgtttaaatgtcgggttatataaagggtataaaaacgttataataacattccaaaaacatttgtgaaaacttgatacaaaacattctaaacagaatgttattttggggttgtaaacatattttgcgaaaaatgtttgcccaaaatattttcaataacattttaaaaacgttttcatgacctttatataacccgacatttaaatgttattaaaatgttttgaacaaaacattttaagaacatttctgtgtttgctgggttcaaatattttaacataatgttatttaagtattgacacaatatttggcaaaaatgtttgcaaaaatagtttacaataacatttttgaaaacatttaaaaatattgttgtagtgtgttttcatacaaaacgttttaaaacgttatcatgacctttatataacccgacattttaatgttattaaaacgtttttacctaaaccaaaagccaaaatataacttctttaaaacgtttttaaaacgtgtttgtgtttgctgggtttacaggcccctatggaacgtctattaattttgaatagcatcgtacattagataaataggcctatcagtattgatttattctattcagcaatcaAACTTCacatagctaattgtcagttggctcagtggtaacgcactgGGTTTTACAAGACCCGGGTCCCGGGTacaagaggtcccgggttcgattcccagctctgcctatttttttcaaggctgagaaaaaaatgaaatttctgaactgcaaactaatttggcgcgcgatctgagctggtccttttctggtggctgtgtatgttacaggcacactccctctggaatccaaaccatgtTCACAcccattacacctcccttaagggctggggtatgaacgtttggacagtatttattttgggacatcagagcacatcagacatatcgaattgcattctgaatacgaagaatgtcattctgatatcaaataattttgatttttttgaaatttaatacacattttatggcaaatcattaaaaattgatatttttgatatttaacagtacttgaagtaaactttataaatctgatgatttatacttaaagtgtatgtaggtgggacgaaaagccgacgatcaattgaaaatgttgacctttcgtattgaagatatggatttttttcccaaaacaccaaaaaaaattaggtcttttgggaaaaaatccatatcttcaatatgaaaagtcaaaattttcaattgaccgtcggctttttcctcctacatacactttaagaatatatcattagatttatataatttacttcgaggactgttatatatcaaaaatttgaaaaatatcaaatttttataatttgtcataaaatttgtattatattgtgattttcaacaaatgaaaattatttgatatcagaaagacatgcttcgtattcagaatgcaattcgataggtctgaggtgctctcatgtcccacaaaaaatactgtcgaaacgcaataaacgctcattttagatcccttaagggctctggtatgaacgtttgatatttttgatatttaacaggcctcgaaataagctttataaatctaatgatatggacttaaagtgtatgtacctgggatgaaaagccgacgatcaattgaaaagtttgacctttcgtattgaagatacgcaTTTTTTcgccaaaacatcaaaaaaatgagCTCTTTTGGggaaataaattttgtattatatcgcgaatttccaaaaaaatcaaaattatttgatatcagaaggacattcctcatattcagaatgcaattcaatatgtctgatgtgctctcaggtcccacaaaaaaat
Above is a genomic segment from Amphiura filiformis chromosome 10, Afil_fr2py, whole genome shotgun sequence containing:
- the LOC140161762 gene encoding uncharacterized protein, which codes for MPFYAEVWKYVDDLTFAENSTSDSNSHIQEDLNKFSDWAATNGLNLNAKKCQALEVNFSKTKPHHADLSIGSDKLDYVDKAKILGICIQSDLKWQSQVDIMIKKANTRLFMLRSLKRFGFDQDELTVVYKSYVRPVLEYADVVWHSGLTCKQASDLERIQRRAIRTILGYKYISYSKSIQQCNIKKLEDRRVEHCRTFANGLRDSLRTSHLLPPTRISVHGRSLRNAQDHTQLRANTKRFKQSPIPFYVTLLNMH